From Spiroplasma eriocheiris, the proteins below share one genomic window:
- a CDS encoding SIS domain-containing protein: protein MLGFTRDEINNLKAEFTINEIAQQPKMWREVLKLYNGLSAQIKTFQAQLQNKPYKYILVGAGTSEFVGNVLFEYLKTQGLNVVSISTTDIVSNPGLYFQSDQPTVLISFARSGNSPESQATVEYAKQLINDLVQIIIICNKEGQLAVKNHDDHKALVLLLPDATNDKSFAMTSSFTSMLLYCLVALTKEENHSQLEQEINNIINIVDNIINNDYQAIKKIAHEDHRRIIFLGSNILKGYAQEAHLKVLELSAGEVTTFFNSSLGFRHGPKSVVNNKSLIVFFLSQNAYTRQYDLDLLKEIAHDQVAKTIVVIDHLNDKNVAKYCHHYLTNDSSSETNDIVAGLSYIVRAQIYAVYKAIWLNKTPDNPCPTGEVNRVVKGVTIYPYQNK from the coding sequence ATGTTAGGTTTTACAAGGGATGAAATTAATAATTTAAAAGCAGAATTTACTATTAATGAAATTGCTCAACAACCAAAAATGTGACGCGAAGTTTTAAAATTATATAATGGTTTATCTGCTCAAATTAAAACTTTTCAAGCCCAATTGCAAAATAAGCCATATAAGTATATTTTAGTGGGTGCTGGAACAAGTGAATTTGTTGGTAATGTTTTATTTGAATATTTAAAAACACAGGGTCTTAATGTGGTCAGCATTTCAACTACCGATATTGTTTCAAACCCAGGGTTATATTTTCAAAGCGACCAGCCAACAGTATTAATTTCATTTGCACGATCTGGTAACTCACCAGAATCCCAAGCAACCGTTGAATATGCTAAACAATTAATCAATGATTTAGTTCAAATTATTATTATATGTAACAAAGAAGGCCAATTGGCAGTTAAAAATCATGATGATCACAAAGCTTTGGTGTTATTATTACCCGATGCGACAAATGATAAATCGTTTGCGATGACTTCAAGTTTTACTTCGATGTTATTATATTGTTTAGTAGCCTTAACTAAGGAGGAAAATCACAGCCAACTTGAGCAAGAAATTAATAATATCATTAACATTGTAGACAATATTATTAATAATGATTATCAAGCAATTAAAAAAATTGCCCATGAAGATCATCGTCGAATTATCTTTTTAGGGTCAAATATTTTAAAAGGATATGCCCAAGAAGCCCATTTAAAAGTTTTAGAGTTATCAGCTGGGGAAGTAACAACCTTTTTTAATTCAAGTCTTGGTTTTCGCCATGGTCCTAAATCAGTGGTTAATAACAAGAGTTTAATTGTCTTTTTTTTAAGTCAAAATGCTTATACTCGCCAATATGACTTAGATTTATTGAAAGAGATTGCACATGACCAGGTTGCTAAAACAATTGTGGTGATTGATCATTTAAATGATAAGAATGTTGCTAAATATTGCCATCACTATTTAACAAATGATAGTTCATCAGAAACTAATGATATTGTTGCGGGTTTAAGCTATATTGTACGGGCCCAAATTTATGCCGTTTATAAGGCGATTTGGTTAAACAAAACCCCTGATAATCCGTGCCCAACTGGTGAGGTTAACCGGGTTGTTAAAGGAGTCACCATCTATCCATATCAAAATAAATAA
- a CDS encoding DeoR/GlpR family DNA-binding transcription regulator produces MYKVERQKLLLNFLQTKEMFNMNEIMEFVKPYHIKYVLLRRDLQELAAKNYITLSYGVVKWNNKVTIEDTSRLEKLNINYEAKKIIAKTAQQLIDDKDVIFVGAGTTCEEFVRQITKYVKIITNSKFVYEEALKNKNIADAVLLGGRLRERSGAFIGTFTEKALEIETFYKAFISVTNVDMEGKLYNNNETEASLETKVLDMASISYIISDSSKFNSIGFFDFYHAKDIDYFVCEKLPEISAEFKSKFII; encoded by the coding sequence ATGTATAAAGTTGAGCGTCAAAAGTTATTATTAAATTTTTTACAAACAAAAGAGATGTTTAATATGAATGAAATTATGGAATTTGTAAAACCTTACCATATTAAATATGTTTTATTGCGACGAGATTTACAAGAATTGGCAGCCAAGAATTATATTACATTATCTTATGGAGTTGTAAAATGAAACAATAAAGTTACCATTGAAGATACTTCCCGCTTGGAAAAATTAAATATTAATTACGAGGCAAAGAAAATAATTGCCAAAACTGCCCAACAATTAATTGATGATAAAGATGTTATTTTTGTTGGTGCCGGCACTACTTGTGAAGAGTTTGTTCGTCAAATTACTAAATATGTTAAAATTATTACTAATTCTAAATTTGTTTATGAAGAAGCCCTTAAAAATAAGAACATTGCTGATGCCGTTTTATTAGGTGGTCGTTTGCGTGAACGATCAGGTGCTTTTATTGGAACTTTCACCGAAAAAGCCTTAGAAATTGAAACTTTTTATAAAGCCTTCATTTCGGTAACAAATGTTGATATGGAGGGAAAATTATATAATAATAACGAAACTGAAGCTAGTTTAGAAACAAAAGTATTAGATATGGCTAGTATTTCTTATATTATTTCAGATAGTAGTAAATTTAATTCAATTGGATTTTTTGATTTTTATCATGCAAAAGATATTGATTATTTTGTTTGTGAAAAACTCCCCGAAATTAGTGCGGAATTTAAAAGTAAGTTTATTATTTAA
- the rpmB gene encoding 50S ribosomal protein L28: MSRKCDISGTRALSGNKRSHAMNASRRKWNVNLQKVRIVVDGELKTLRVSARTLKTLKRKGQIAQ, encoded by the coding sequence ATGTCAAGAAAATGTGATATCTCAGGAACAAGAGCATTATCAGGAAATAAAAGATCACACGCAATGAATGCTTCTCGTCGTAAATGAAATGTAAACTTACAAAAAGTAAGAATTGTTGTTGATGGAGAATTAAAAACATTACGTGTCTCAGCAAGAACTTTAAAAACATTAAAACGTAAAGGGCAAATTGCACAATAA
- a CDS encoding thiamine diphosphokinase — protein MSDQQVKVLIVCSQTNLDLTQYVDYYHIGVERGCLALLNHKLSIDLACGDFDSLSPAEYQTVIKNTNKLVKVSAIKNEIDAELAITEALALQPTEIILITQGPRVDMQLASFGFIAQYNVKWLNDDNYCYLLKPHQVNVVAPQLGYRYLSLISLTPAKVNITKMKYNVQDFELTTLSANAISNEFIYDQPGEIEVLSGTVIVIYTK, from the coding sequence ATGAGTGACCAGCAAGTTAAAGTTCTAATTGTTTGTTCACAAACCAACCTTGATTTAACCCAGTATGTTGATTATTACCACATTGGGGTAGAACGGGGTTGCTTGGCCCTTTTAAATCATAAGTTAAGCATTGATTTAGCCTGTGGGGATTTTGATTCATTGTCCCCGGCAGAATACCAAACAGTTATAAAAAATACTAATAAATTAGTCAAAGTGTCAGCTATTAAGAATGAAATTGATGCTGAATTAGCAATTACTGAGGCCTTAGCATTACAACCAACAGAAATTATTTTAATTACCCAGGGACCTCGCGTTGATATGCAATTAGCATCTTTTGGTTTTATTGCTCAATATAATGTTAAATGGTTAAACGATGATAATTATTGTTATTTATTAAAACCGCACCAAGTAAATGTGGTTGCACCCCAACTGGGGTATCGCTACTTATCCCTAATTAGTTTAACCCCCGCGAAAGTTAACATTACTAAGATGAAATATAATGTCCAAGACTTTGAACTAACAACATTATCCGCCAATGCTATTAGTAATGAATTTATTTATGATCAACCAGGAGAAATTGAAGTATTATCAGGAACGGTAATTGTTATTTATACTAAATAA
- the rpe gene encoding ribulose-phosphate 3-epimerase: protein MPKEYIIAPSVLSANYLDLKSDLTAIARAGAKWIHFDVMDGDFVPNLTFGPKILSDITSYSDLFIDCHLMVKIKNSSVEEYLLPFIKAKANSITLHYEALTAEQLAEFLSLKNKYPIKIGLAIKPGTPSAEILKFLPDLDVILVMTVEPGFGGQSFMVDSAYKIKELRDYLDAHHLPTLIEVDGGINEQTAKICKDYGVDVLVAGSYLFGHSDLQTRLQGLLK, encoded by the coding sequence ATGCCAAAAGAATACATTATTGCACCAAGCGTTTTGAGCGCTAATTATCTAGATTTAAAAAGTGATTTAACCGCGATTGCTAGGGCGGGAGCAAAATGAATCCATTTTGATGTAATGGATGGTGATTTTGTGCCCAATTTAACATTTGGACCCAAAATTTTAAGTGATATTACTAGTTATAGTGATTTATTTATTGATTGTCATTTAATGGTTAAGATTAAAAATTCATCTGTGGAAGAATATTTACTACCATTCATCAAAGCAAAAGCTAATTCGATAACATTACATTATGAAGCATTAACTGCTGAACAATTAGCCGAATTTTTAAGTTTAAAAAATAAATATCCCATTAAAATAGGGTTAGCCATTAAACCAGGCACTCCAAGTGCTGAAATTTTAAAATTTTTACCCGACCTTGATGTTATTTTAGTAATGACAGTTGAACCCGGGTTTGGTGGGCAATCATTTATGGTGGATAGTGCTTATAAAATTAAGGAATTACGCGATTATCTTGATGCTCATCACTTGCCAACTTTAATTGAAGTTGATGGGGGAATTAATGAACAAACCGCAAAAATTTGTAAAGATTATGGGGTTGATGTGCTAGTAGCAGGTAGTTATTTATTTGGCCATTCTGATTTACAAACAAGATTACAAGGACTATTAAAATAA
- the rsgA gene encoding ribosome small subunit-dependent GTPase A — protein MQKQGIIVKLISEFCYVKVKNDSVIYECKAKGIFRHQKLVPIVGDKVKIEIQPNEKGVITEIIDRKNELYRPKIANIDQVIIICSIKEPDFNSYLLDKYLALIEYKDLTPIIVFTKKDLVSLTDPIYESYLNWYAKLGYQTCFISNKVVDPVAWAGFEKLLTNKISVFTGQTGSGKSSTLNSLFNEDVIKTQLISKALGRGKHTTTTTELYDVLGGMIADSPGFSSFDIKGFTKKDLAISYQNFAKYSSECKFRGCLHNQEPGCKIKELVENYYIPMFFYQDYLKILGELERG, from the coding sequence ATGCAAAAACAAGGTATTATTGTTAAATTAATTAGTGAATTTTGTTATGTAAAGGTTAAAAATGATAGTGTAATTTATGAGTGCAAAGCTAAGGGCATTTTTCGTCACCAAAAGTTAGTTCCGATTGTTGGTGATAAGGTTAAAATTGAAATTCAACCAAATGAAAAGGGAGTTATTACTGAAATTATTGACCGGAAAAATGAATTGTACCGGCCAAAAATTGCTAATATTGACCAGGTTATTATTATTTGTTCGATTAAAGAACCTGACTTTAATTCTTATTTACTAGATAAATATTTAGCCTTAATTGAATATAAGGACTTAACCCCAATTATTGTTTTTACCAAAAAAGATTTGGTATCATTAACTGATCCCATTTATGAATCATACCTTAATTGGTATGCCAAATTAGGTTACCAAACTTGTTTTATTAGTAATAAAGTTGTTGACCCCGTTGCATGAGCTGGCTTTGAAAAGTTACTTACTAATAAAATTTCGGTTTTTACTGGTCAAACCGGAAGTGGTAAATCTTCCACTTTAAATAGTTTGTTTAATGAGGATGTTATCAAGACCCAATTAATTTCAAAAGCTTTAGGTCGGGGGAAACATACCACTACCACAACGGAATTATATGATGTGTTAGGAGGAATGATTGCTGATAGTCCCGGATTTTCTTCGTTTGATATTAAAGGTTTTACCAAAAAAGATTTAGCAATTTCCTATCAAAACTTTGCTAAGTATAGTAGTGAATGTAAATTTCGGGGGTGCTTACATAATCAAGAACCTGGTTGTAAAATTAAAGAACTAGTTGAAAACTACTACATTCCAATGTTTTTTTACCAAGATTATTTAAAAATTTTAGGAGAATTAGAAAGAGGTTAA
- a CDS encoding serine/threonine-protein kinase: MEQITSGTILHNRYEIIGKIADGGMAEVFEAYDNILKRNVAIKIMSVSLSKNKEAVYRFNKEYNSIAQFSHNNVVKVYGTFEVYDRQCIVLELVKGYTLKDRLLTLGPCTFHELIYFFQDINLAIIEAHRNDIIHRDIKPENILISYDGKIKVADFGVAILDNNSEDLENNKIIGTSKYMAPEIVQSKPATKKSDIYALGIMLYELAIGTAPFVGKSPTLVAVKHVKELPLPPRLIDPQIPQSLENVILKAIAKDPHERYQTVEQFNLDLTAILTPAHQADKPLHFRNVIEIKGKRVKVRDRYLAIPKVLNTNLIITFAIIGLLLLIIGLLLSFLL; encoded by the coding sequence ATGGAACAAATTACAAGTGGAACAATTTTACATAATCGTTATGAAATTATTGGCAAGATTGCCGATGGGGGAATGGCCGAAGTTTTTGAAGCGTATGATAATATTTTAAAACGCAACGTGGCAATTAAAATAATGTCGGTTAGTTTGTCAAAAAATAAAGAAGCTGTTTATCGCTTTAACAAAGAATATAATTCAATTGCCCAATTTTCCCACAATAATGTTGTGAAGGTTTATGGAACATTTGAAGTTTATGATCGTCAGTGTATTGTTTTAGAGTTAGTCAAGGGTTACACTTTAAAAGATCGTTTATTAACCTTAGGACCTTGTACTTTCCACGAATTAATCTATTTTTTTCAGGATATTAATTTAGCAATCATCGAAGCCCACCGCAATGATATTATTCACCGCGATATTAAGCCAGAAAATATTTTAATTTCTTATGATGGTAAGATTAAAGTTGCTGATTTTGGGGTTGCCATCTTAGACAATAATAGTGAAGATTTAGAAAATAATAAAATTATTGGAACCTCAAAATATATGGCTCCGGAAATTGTGCAGTCCAAACCAGCCACCAAAAAAAGTGATATTTATGCGCTAGGGATTATGTTATATGAACTAGCAATTGGAACCGCTCCGTTTGTGGGGAAAAGTCCAACTTTAGTAGCAGTTAAACATGTCAAAGAACTACCGTTACCACCGCGATTAATTGATCCACAAATACCCCAAAGTTTAGAAAATGTTATTTTAAAAGCCATTGCCAAAGATCCCCATGAGCGCTACCAAACAGTTGAGCAGTTTAACCTTGACCTAACTGCGATTTTGACTCCTGCCCACCAAGCAGATAAACCATTACATTTTCGAAATGTTATTGAAATTAAAGGAAAACGAGTTAAGGTTCGCGACCGCTATCTAGCGATTCCAAAAGTTTTAAATACCAACTTAATTATTACTTTTGCGATTATTGGGTTATTATTGCTAATTATTGGTTTATTACTATCATTTCTTTTATAG
- a CDS encoding heavy metal translocating P-type ATPase — translation MKNKKEQTNHHSKEGHSPLNHEKTMNKLNDDPLMVNDHRHHHSPTGEHQHLHNSSEEHHHNRVHQHDNPMVDSHSEHMMMDKTEPNQHHQHEEHRGHNHHHDDAMSGLHSGHMMMANSDGEHQHHDHHEHHNHLMHMQDFYIPAKVKDWNKRSVANLIKLLVGCVITCALMLGMINVYPLTYLSNKWFQWVGTTVVLVYPGFYYYKSMFNELFRWRTIGMYTLIGIGSLIAYAYSIYLVFDNPNHYHLFFETAAAIITILLIGDTINASVQHKVTSGMKDILSLQVMTANLVTNNYQTVKEVNIKDINIGDLLLVKKGDKIPVDGKVNQGVAYINEVMLTGESNIIEKTVNDPVIGGTINEGNPFYMEALKVGNDTVLANILDKVAAIQAQKPRVQKIADKISQWFTPSVFILAVIAFLIQYFYVDVNNVSHAINIAIAVIIIACPCALGIATPLATAIGTSKAVKEGIIFNNAQVFEKITKIDAIAFDKTGTITTGELTVSKILGDSKNYSYIYNLELLSNHPIAKSIIKVISDQQPNLKLTNFSEQPGKGVSAIFENKELTLISYQKAIQKFKIADELKNELTAYPHESATLIALVINNTIENIIILTDTIRLNAKSTIAKFKKMNIAVYMISGDDIVATKRIADEVGIENYHANVSPLDKAKIIEEIQHQNKVVAYVGDGINDVVALKQSDFAISMSQGSEVAIQASDITIIKPDILNIYKAFTSTKVTRKIIWSNFAWAFGYNIIMLPLAMAGIIPPMISAITMGASNLTVLLNSLVFNLVKIDYAK, via the coding sequence ATGAAAAACAAAAAAGAGCAAACTAACCATCATTCTAAAGAAGGACATTCTCCTTTAAATCATGAAAAGACGATGAATAAGTTGAATGATGATCCTTTAATGGTAAATGACCATCGTCATCATCATTCACCAACAGGAGAGCATCAGCATCTTCATAATAGTTCAGAAGAACATCACCACAATAGGGTTCACCAACATGATAACCCGATGGTTGATTCTCATTCAGAGCATATGATGATGGATAAAACAGAACCAAACCAGCATCATCAACATGAAGAACACCGTGGGCATAATCATCACCATGATGATGCAATGTCTGGTTTGCATTCAGGACATATGATGATGGCCAATTCTGATGGTGAACATCAACACCATGACCACCATGAACATCATAACCATTTAATGCATATGCAAGATTTTTATATTCCTGCGAAAGTTAAAGATTGAAATAAAAGATCAGTCGCTAATTTAATTAAATTGTTAGTTGGCTGTGTAATTACCTGTGCTTTAATGCTAGGAATGATCAATGTTTATCCGTTAACTTATTTAAGTAATAAATGGTTTCAATGAGTAGGCACAACAGTGGTGCTAGTTTATCCAGGTTTTTATTATTATAAAAGTATGTTTAATGAGTTATTTCGCTGAAGAACAATTGGAATGTATACTTTAATTGGAATTGGTTCATTAATTGCTTATGCTTATAGTATTTATTTAGTTTTTGATAATCCAAATCATTATCACTTGTTTTTTGAAACCGCCGCGGCCATTATTACAATTTTATTAATTGGTGATACCATTAATGCTTCGGTTCAACATAAAGTAACATCGGGAATGAAAGATATTTTGTCATTACAAGTAATGACAGCCAATTTAGTAACTAATAATTATCAAACTGTTAAAGAAGTTAATATTAAAGATATTAATATTGGTGATCTTCTTCTTGTTAAAAAAGGGGACAAGATTCCTGTTGACGGGAAGGTTAATCAAGGAGTTGCTTATATTAATGAAGTTATGTTAACTGGAGAAAGCAATATTATTGAAAAAACGGTGAATGATCCTGTAATTGGGGGAACTATTAATGAAGGAAATCCCTTTTACATGGAAGCATTAAAAGTAGGAAATGATACTGTGTTAGCTAATATTTTAGATAAAGTAGCAGCGATTCAAGCCCAAAAACCCCGGGTACAAAAAATTGCAGATAAAATTTCGCAATGGTTTACCCCTTCAGTTTTTATTTTAGCAGTCATTGCCTTCTTAATTCAGTATTTTTATGTGGATGTTAATAATGTTTCGCATGCGATTAATATTGCCATTGCGGTAATTATTATTGCTTGTCCGTGTGCGTTAGGAATTGCTACCCCCTTAGCAACGGCAATCGGAACTAGTAAAGCAGTAAAAGAGGGGATTATCTTTAATAATGCCCAGGTATTTGAAAAAATTACAAAAATTGATGCCATTGCATTTGATAAAACTGGGACAATTACCACTGGTGAATTAACAGTAAGTAAGATTTTAGGGGATAGTAAAAATTATTCCTATATTTATAATTTAGAATTATTATCAAACCACCCAATTGCCAAAAGTATTATTAAAGTAATTTCAGATCAACAGCCAAATTTAAAATTGACTAATTTTTCAGAACAACCAGGAAAAGGAGTTAGTGCTATTTTTGAAAATAAAGAATTAACTTTAATTTCTTATCAAAAAGCAATTCAAAAATTTAAGATTGCTGATGAATTAAAAAATGAACTAACAGCGTATCCACATGAATCAGCAACATTAATTGCCTTAGTGATTAATAATACCATTGAAAATATTATTATTTTAACTGACACAATTCGTTTAAATGCTAAATCAACAATTGCGAAGTTTAAAAAAATGAACATTGCTGTTTATATGATTAGTGGGGATGACATTGTGGCAACCAAAAGAATTGCTGATGAAGTGGGAATTGAAAATTACCATGCCAATGTTAGTCCGCTTGACAAAGCAAAAATTATTGAAGAAATTCAACACCAAAATAAAGTGGTTGCTTATGTGGGGGATGGAATTAATGATGTTGTTGCGTTAAAACAATCGGATTTTGCCATTTCAATGAGTCAGGGTAGTGAAGTAGCAATTCAGGCTAGTGACATTACCATTATTAAACCAGATATTTTAAATATTTATAAAGCATTTACTAGTACCAAAGTAACGCGTAAAATAATTTGGTCAAACTTTGCTTGAGCGTTTGGTTATAATATTATTATGTTGCCCTTAGCAATGGCGGGAATTATTCCCCCAATGATTAGTGCAATTACAATGGGAGCAAGTAACCTAACTGTGCTTTTAAATTCATTAGTATTTAATCTTGTGAAAATTGATTATGCTAAATAA
- a CDS encoding PP2C family protein-serine/threonine phosphatase, which yields MNIRFGYKTDVGSYRSNNQDYFEFVTNNYNNYLAVVCDGMGGHLHGEVASQLVVNSLVNHFQNVNFSGWDDEEVNQWLRKTVISIQEEMVNYAKINPDTSDMGTTLVAALIANQKVYVVNVGDSRLYKLHHNKIYQITTDQNMWNSTELKDKQELEFQGQYKKQYNTNTFWKVLTSALGPTKTLKIDTYVIEDIMGTYILTTDGIHDYVDEYDFIDALTSNNKLNDKVKILIDRALENLSTDNLTGLIFEIS from the coding sequence ATGAATATTAGATTTGGTTATAAAACAGATGTTGGTTCTTATCGAAGCAACAACCAGGATTATTTTGAGTTTGTCACAAATAATTATAATAATTATTTAGCAGTGGTATGTGATGGGATGGGTGGTCACTTGCATGGTGAAGTTGCCAGCCAACTTGTTGTTAATAGCTTAGTTAATCATTTCCAAAATGTTAATTTTTCTGGATGAGATGACGAAGAAGTTAACCAGTGGTTACGAAAAACTGTGATTAGTATTCAAGAAGAAATGGTTAACTATGCTAAAATTAATCCGGATACTAGTGATATGGGGACTACTTTAGTAGCCGCCTTAATTGCCAACCAAAAAGTCTATGTGGTTAATGTTGGTGATTCACGTTTATACAAATTACACCATAATAAAATTTATCAAATTACAACCGACCAAAACATGTGGAATTCAACTGAATTAAAAGATAAACAAGAATTAGAATTTCAAGGTCAATATAAAAAGCAATATAATACTAATACTTTTTGAAAGGTTTTAACGAGTGCCTTAGGTCCAACCAAAACTTTAAAAATTGATACATATGTTATTGAAGATATTATGGGAACTTATATCTTAACAACCGATGGCATCCATGACTATGTTGATGAATATGATTTTATTGATGCGTTAACTTCAAATAATAAATTAAATGATAAAGTTAAAATTTTAATTGATCGCGCCTTAGAAAATTTGTCAACCGATAATTTAACGGGGTTGATTTTTGAAATTAGTTAG
- the rlmN gene encoding 23S rRNA (adenine(2503)-C(2))-methyltransferase RlmN: MESIFNFTEQQLQDDLVEKGFKKYLARQLYDWIYGKNIYSFDEMTNISKSDRDKLKTIYQINFFEIVTQQVSKDGTVKFLFKLPDGFKIETVLMRQSYGNSVCVTTQVGCNMGCGFCASGLLKKTRNLTTAEIVTQVVMVNNYLQASHERVSHLVVMGIGEPFDNFENVINFVNIVNEPKGYQIGARHITISTCGLVPKIMAFANLQTQVNLAISLHAPNDEIRNQLMPINKAFPIAKLMEAVKYYLAKTNRRVTFEYILINDVNDSVENAKELANLIKGMNAYVNLIPYNKVEENPYERSTHINEFFDTLQKQKINCIVRREFGHDIDAACGQLRAKNEGIIRR; the protein is encoded by the coding sequence ATGGAATCAATTTTTAATTTTACAGAGCAACAGTTACAAGATGATTTAGTTGAAAAGGGTTTTAAAAAATATTTAGCTCGGCAGTTATATGATTGAATATATGGAAAAAACATTTATTCTTTTGACGAAATGACAAATATTTCAAAAAGTGACCGGGATAAATTAAAAACAATTTATCAAATTAATTTTTTTGAAATTGTAACCCAACAAGTTTCAAAAGACGGAACAGTGAAGTTTTTATTTAAATTACCCGATGGTTTTAAAATCGAAACGGTTTTAATGCGCCAAAGTTATGGAAATTCAGTTTGTGTCACAACCCAAGTTGGATGTAATATGGGGTGTGGTTTTTGTGCTTCGGGTTTATTGAAAAAAACTCGTAATTTAACTACCGCGGAAATTGTGACCCAAGTGGTGATGGTTAATAATTATTTACAAGCTTCGCATGAACGGGTAAGCCACTTAGTAGTAATGGGAATCGGTGAACCCTTTGATAATTTTGAAAATGTTATTAATTTTGTTAATATTGTGAATGAACCAAAAGGTTATCAAATTGGAGCTCGTCATATTACAATTTCTACCTGTGGGTTAGTTCCTAAAATTATGGCGTTTGCGAATTTACAAACCCAAGTTAACTTAGCAATTTCGTTACATGCTCCAAATGATGAAATCCGTAATCAATTAATGCCAATTAATAAGGCCTTTCCAATTGCCAAATTGATGGAAGCTGTTAAATATTATTTAGCAAAAACTAACCGCCGGGTTACTTTTGAATATATTTTAATAAATGATGTTAATGACAGTGTTGAAAATGCTAAAGAGTTAGCTAATTTAATCAAGGGAATGAACGCCTATGTTAATTTAATTCCTTATAATAAAGTAGAAGAAAACCCTTATGAACGTAGTACTCATATTAATGAATTTTTTGATACTTTACAAAAACAGAAAATTAATTGTATTGTTCGGCGAGAATTTGGCCATGATATTGATGCCGCTTGTGGGCAATTACGAGCTAAAAACGAAGGGATTATAAGACGGTAA